A single region of the Anaerostipes rhamnosivorans genome encodes:
- a CDS encoding metal-dependent transcriptional regulator, with product MEKKKGFYTLKGYQKGEPESMTASMEDYLEMICRLLLSEEVVRVSQLALMLHVQPSSASKMVKNLKDDGYLLSERYGYIRLTDKGKHAGDYLLFRHDILNRFLCLINQSEDELEQVEKIEHFINKETVYNIEKFLEQHEK from the coding sequence ATGGAAAAAAAGAAAGGGTTTTATACACTGAAGGGCTATCAAAAGGGAGAACCAGAGAGCATGACAGCCTCCATGGAGGACTATCTGGAAATGATCTGCCGCCTGCTTTTATCAGAGGAAGTCGTGCGGGTCAGCCAGCTGGCCTTAATGCTGCATGTCCAGCCTTCTTCCGCTTCCAAGATGGTTAAAAACCTAAAGGATGACGGCTATCTCTTATCTGAGAGATACGGCTATATCCGTCTGACAGACAAAGGAAAGCATGCAGGAGATTATCTTTTATTCCGGCATGACATCCTAAACCGGTTTTTGTGTCTCATCAATCAAAGTGAAGATGAATTGGAACAGGTGGAAAAAATCGAACACTTTATAAATAAAGAGACCGTATATAACATAGAAAAATTTTTGGAACAACATGAAAAATAA
- a CDS encoding manganese catalase family protein — translation MWNYEKRLEYKVNIKKCDPKIAKVIMTQYGGPNGELGASMRYLSQRFAMPYKEVCGVLTDIGTEELAHLEMVCSIVHQLTCDLTPEQIQAAGFDQYYVDHTTGIWPQAASGVGFTADFFQSVGDPITDLHEDLAAEQKARTTYDNLLRLIKDPDVRDPIAFLREREIVHYQRFGESLRRVQERLDSKNFYAFNPAFDCGPNC, via the coding sequence ATGTGGAATTATGAAAAACGTTTGGAATATAAAGTCAACATCAAAAAATGTGATCCAAAGATAGCAAAAGTCATCATGACTCAATATGGCGGACCGAATGGTGAGCTTGGCGCATCCATGAGATACCTTTCCCAGAGATTCGCCATGCCTTATAAAGAAGTGTGCGGAGTGCTCACAGATATTGGAACAGAAGAACTTGCCCATTTGGAAATGGTATGTTCGATTGTCCATCAGCTGACCTGCGATCTCACACCGGAACAGATTCAGGCGGCTGGATTTGATCAATACTATGTAGACCACACAACTGGTATCTGGCCTCAGGCAGCCAGCGGAGTAGGATTTACTGCTGATTTCTTCCAGTCTGTAGGAGATCCTATTACTGACCTTCATGAGGACCTGGCTGCGGAGCAAAAAGCCAGAACAACGTATGATAACCTGTTGCGCCTGATCAAAGATCCAGATGTCAGAGATCCGATCGCATTTCTTAGAGAAAGGGAAATCGTTCATTACCAGAGGTTCGGCGAGTCGCTCAGAAGAGTGCAGGAACGTCTGGATTCCAAAAACTTCTATGCGTTTAACCCTGCTTTTGATTGTGGCCCAAACTGTTAA
- the putP gene encoding sodium/proline symporter PutP: protein MKTPILIAMIAYMAVVVYIGVIYSKKNKTSEDYFLGGRGLGPWVTAMSAEASDMSSWLLMGLPGLAYASGFSQAGWTAIGLILGTYLNWKIVAKRLRRYTEISNNSITVPDFFSNRFKDDKNILMFISSVMILICFTVYTASGFAACGTLFNSVFGLNYQASMIACAAVIVIYTSIGGFLAASTTDLIQGLLMSFAIVTVLIVGVIAVGGVGNVVEHGKSLEGFFDVMKYHDPATGHAVSQGVIPILSGLAWGLGYFGVPHILVRFMAIRNIHEIKKSRNIAMVWVLISLTVAVCIGFTGAALYPNVQELAGSGNQRIFIYMTMHLFKGVIPLLFAGIILSGILAATMSTSDSQLLIASSCVAKNMYQGFFKRKASEKKILVISRATTVAIAVIGVLVALDENSSVFKLVENAWAGFGGAFGPLILFALFWKRTNLKGAIAGMVSGGAIALVWPYTFAKLGGIFEIYCLLPAFIISSLLIIVVSLLTEEPTKEMQEEFEEARKPLS from the coding sequence ATGAAAACACCAATTCTGATCGCCATGATCGCTTACATGGCAGTGGTTGTCTATATCGGAGTGATTTACAGCAAAAAGAATAAGACATCTGAGGACTACTTTCTTGGGGGAAGGGGTCTGGGACCTTGGGTGACAGCCATGAGCGCAGAGGCATCCGACATGAGCAGCTGGCTTTTAATGGGACTTCCTGGGCTTGCCTATGCTTCTGGATTCAGCCAGGCGGGCTGGACTGCCATCGGCCTGATCCTGGGAACCTATTTAAACTGGAAGATCGTTGCAAAACGACTCCGCCGGTATACGGAGATTTCCAATAACTCCATCACGGTGCCGGATTTTTTTAGCAACCGGTTTAAGGATGACAAGAATATTTTAATGTTCATCTCATCAGTCATGATTCTTATTTGCTTTACTGTTTATACAGCATCTGGATTTGCGGCCTGTGGAACTTTATTTAATTCAGTCTTCGGGCTGAACTACCAGGCGAGTATGATCGCGTGTGCAGCCGTTATTGTGATTTACACATCCATCGGAGGTTTCCTTGCAGCCAGTACCACAGATTTGATTCAGGGCCTTTTAATGTCCTTTGCCATTGTGACCGTACTGATCGTGGGAGTCATCGCCGTAGGAGGCGTCGGAAACGTGGTGGAACACGGAAAGTCTTTGGAAGGTTTTTTTGATGTCATGAAATATCATGATCCGGCAACAGGACATGCGGTGTCCCAGGGTGTCATTCCGATCTTATCAGGACTTGCATGGGGACTTGGATATTTTGGGGTTCCCCATATCCTTGTAAGATTTATGGCTATCAGAAACATCCATGAGATCAAAAAGTCAAGAAATATTGCTATGGTATGGGTTCTCATTTCCCTGACCGTTGCAGTATGTATTGGATTTACAGGAGCAGCCCTCTATCCAAATGTACAGGAGCTTGCAGGGAGTGGAAACCAGAGGATTTTTATCTATATGACCATGCATTTGTTTAAGGGAGTGATCCCGCTGCTTTTTGCCGGTATCATCCTGTCCGGAATTCTTGCAGCGACCATGAGTACATCCGATTCCCAGCTTTTGATCGCCTCTTCCTGTGTGGCAAAGAATATGTACCAGGGCTTTTTTAAGAGAAAAGCATCTGAGAAAAAGATTCTTGTTATTTCAAGAGCCACGACCGTTGCCATTGCCGTCATTGGAGTTCTTGTGGCGCTTGACGAAAACAGCTCTGTATTTAAACTAGTGGAAAATGCGTGGGCAGGCTTTGGAGGAGCATTCGGCCCGTTGATCCTGTTTGCTCTGTTCTGGAAACGCACCAACTTAAAGGGTGCAATCGCAGGAATGGTCAGCGGAGGAGCAATCGCGCTTGTATGGCCTTATACCTTTGCAAAACTTGGAGGCATCTTTGAGATCTATTGTCTTTTGCCTGCATTTATCATCTCTTCCCTTCTGATCATTGTAGTCAGCCTTTTGACAGAAGAACCGACCAAAGAAATGCAGGAAGAATTTGAGGAAGCCAGAAAGCCTCTTTCATAA
- a CDS encoding FeoA family protein translates to MSENCSLNELNPGQTAVVEELKTKGSIRRRLLDIGLVRNTMVECVGRSPAGDPTAFLIRGAVIAIRSEDLKDIVVRR, encoded by the coding sequence ATGAGTGAGAATTGCAGTTTAAATGAATTAAATCCAGGCCAGACGGCCGTGGTGGAAGAATTGAAGACAAAAGGGAGCATCAGAAGGAGACTTCTGGATATCGGCCTGGTGAGGAATACCATGGTGGAATGTGTGGGCAGGAGTCCGGCTGGAGATCCAACAGCCTTTCTGATCCGGGGGGCAGTGATCGCCATCCGTTCAGAAGACCTGAAAGATATCGTTGTAAGAAGGTAA
- a CDS encoding spore coat associated protein CotJA, with amino-acid sequence MEKYNQQRCSCGQPAPFEMERSCGNRSKMRRNDHMGHRHDGVDSMPIAMAYVPWQHWDQVFCPEEGLACGTIFPELKKPFYGKAGCRR; translated from the coding sequence TTGGAAAAATACAATCAGCAGAGATGCTCATGCGGACAGCCGGCACCATTTGAGATGGAGCGATCCTGCGGTAATAGATCAAAGATGAGAAGAAATGATCATATGGGTCACCGTCATGACGGTGTTGACTCCATGCCGATCGCTATGGCCTATGTACCATGGCAGCATTGGGACCAGGTCTTTTGCCCAGAAGAAGGATTAGCATGCGGCACCATTTTCCCGGAATTAAAAAAACCATTTTATGGGAAGGCGGGGTGTAGACGATGA
- a CDS encoding spore coat protein CotJB — protein MNKYDQQKLLSYIDAVSFALIDTTLYLDTHPDDQEAISHFNQYQCARNKAVKEYSQYFEPLTIDSAEITDTFTWATSSWPWQRGGC, from the coding sequence ATGAACAAATATGACCAGCAGAAACTTTTGAGCTATATCGACGCGGTGAGCTTTGCTCTGATCGACACAACGCTGTACCTGGACACTCATCCGGATGATCAGGAAGCCATCAGTCATTTTAATCAATATCAATGTGCAAGAAATAAAGCTGTTAAAGAGTATTCCCAATACTTTGAGCCTTTAACCATTGATTCAGCGGAGATCACAGACACATTTACCTGGGCAACCAGCAGTTGGCCATGGCAGAGAGGGGGATGTTAG
- a CDS encoding ferritin codes for MLNEKVAELMNDQINKEFYSSYLYLDMSNYYVEKNLDGFANWFKIQAQEERDHAILFMEYLQANNSKVTFSAVAQPDKVFEQPVDPLKAALEHEQYVTSLINAIYDAAYQCKDFRSMQFLDWFVKEQMEEENNTDSLVQKYEMFGTDPKGLYMLDAELQTRVYTAPSLTVL; via the coding sequence ATGTTAAATGAAAAAGTAGCAGAATTAATGAACGACCAGATTAATAAGGAGTTTTATTCTTCCTACCTATACTTAGATATGTCCAACTACTATGTGGAGAAGAATTTGGATGGATTTGCCAACTGGTTTAAGATTCAGGCTCAGGAAGAAAGAGACCATGCGATCTTGTTTATGGAATATCTCCAGGCCAACAACAGCAAGGTGACATTCAGTGCTGTGGCCCAGCCGGACAAAGTGTTTGAACAGCCGGTTGATCCGCTCAAGGCAGCTCTGGAACACGAACAGTATGTTACATCGCTGATCAATGCTATCTATGACGCAGCATATCAGTGCAAGGACTTTAGGAGCATGCAGTTCCTGGATTGGTTTGTGAAAGAACAGATGGAGGAAGAGAACAACACAGACTCCCTTGTTCAGAAGTATGAGATGTTCGGAACAGATCCTAAGGGCTTGTATATGCTGGACGCAGAACTTCAGACTAGAGTTTACACAGCACCTTCACTGACTGTTTTATAA